The Noviherbaspirillum saxi genome includes a window with the following:
- the gspI gene encoding type II secretion system minor pseudopilin GspI: MRTSYPARGFTLLEVLVALVVVGTALGASLRAVGSLTQNSSGLRASMMATWSAENRLAEIRLTREYPAFGKRSKDCPQGGLRLICEEEVLATPNPYFRRVEVSVLDADNNQRRLIKLAQIVPDPSRTR, from the coding sequence ATGCGCACCTCATATCCCGCCCGCGGATTTACCCTGCTTGAAGTGCTGGTGGCGCTGGTCGTGGTCGGTACCGCGCTTGGCGCGAGCTTGCGTGCAGTAGGCAGCCTGACACAAAACAGCTCCGGTCTGCGCGCATCGATGATGGCGACCTGGTCGGCGGAAAACCGGCTGGCCGAGATCCGGCTCACGCGCGAGTATCCAGCCTTCGGCAAGCGCAGCAAGGATTGCCCGCAAGGCGGCCTGCGGCTGATATGTGAAGAAGAAGTGCTGGCGACGCCGAATCCGTATTTCCGCCGCGTCGAAGTCAGCGTACTGGATGCCGACAATAACCAGCGCCGCCTGATCAAGCTCGCGCAAATCGTGCCCGACCCGTCGAGGACGCGATGA
- the secB gene encoding protein-export chaperone SecB — protein sequence MSDQNQQPIFQIQRVYLKDLSLEQPNSPAIFLEQESPNIEVAVDVGAEALAETIFESTVTITVTAKIKDKVAFLVEGKQAGIFEAANIPPEQLDPLLGIGCPNIIYPYLRANIADMVTRAGFPPVHLAEINFEAFYQQRLQAMAEQQQQPEGSGLVMPDGTAAKH from the coding sequence ATGTCCGATCAAAATCAACAGCCCATTTTCCAGATTCAGCGCGTCTACCTGAAGGACCTGTCGCTGGAGCAGCCGAACTCGCCGGCCATCTTTCTGGAACAGGAATCACCGAATATTGAAGTCGCCGTCGATGTCGGCGCCGAAGCGCTCGCGGAAACCATCTTCGAATCGACCGTCACCATCACCGTGACTGCCAAGATCAAGGACAAGGTCGCATTCCTGGTCGAAGGCAAGCAGGCCGGCATTTTCGAAGCCGCCAACATCCCTCCCGAACAGCTCGACCCGCTGCTTGGCATCGGCTGCCCGAACATCATTTATCCCTACCTGCGCGCCAATATCGCTGATATGGTCACCCGCGCTGGATTCCCGCCCGTGCATCTGGCCGAAATCAATTTCGAAGCGTTCTACCAGCAGCGCCTGCAGGCCATGGCCGAGCAACAGCAGCAACCGGAGGGTTCCGGACTGGTCATGCCCGACGGCACGGCAGCAAAGCACTAA
- a CDS encoding GspH/FimT family pseudopilin → MKRFAPRVDARGFTLLELLVVLVIAGLLLGMVAFNAMPGERQALQNEAQRIALLLQLARDEAIVRNRPIAFEADNTRYRFLIREEKEWQPLGQDDLLREREFARAPIVLSIAPSIDANAPTLRIVFGREPVDKPFVLTLASGEVSVAIRADGVGHFTVE, encoded by the coding sequence ATGAAGCGTTTTGCGCCGCGTGTTGATGCACGCGGCTTCACCCTGCTCGAACTGCTGGTGGTGCTGGTCATCGCCGGCCTGTTGCTGGGCATGGTGGCGTTCAACGCGATGCCGGGCGAACGCCAGGCGTTGCAGAACGAAGCGCAGCGCATCGCACTGCTGCTGCAGCTGGCGCGCGATGAAGCAATCGTGCGCAATCGTCCTATCGCCTTCGAGGCAGACAATACCCGCTACCGTTTCCTGATCCGCGAAGAAAAGGAATGGCAGCCGCTCGGGCAGGATGACCTGCTGCGCGAGCGCGAGTTTGCGCGCGCGCCGATAGTCCTGTCGATTGCGCCTTCCATCGATGCCAATGCACCAACCTTGCGCATTGTGTTCGGCCGCGAACCGGTCGACAAACCTTTCGTGCTGACGCTGGCATCGGGCGAAGTCAGCGTCGCGATCCGTGCCGACGGGGTCGGCCACTTCACGGTCGAATAG
- a CDS encoding SH3 domain-containing protein has protein sequence MKSARLLLASAALLCMAGMAQAIDYKSIGPAPAVLYDAPSAKGRKMFVAPRGMPVEVVLTYGDWTKVRDATGDLSWVESKMLVTRRNLVVRAASTRVRQAADDGAAVAFTADKGVLLELMETAPAGWLKVRHRDGPTGFVKAAEVWGE, from the coding sequence ATGAAATCTGCGCGTCTGTTGCTGGCATCCGCCGCGCTGCTGTGCATGGCGGGAATGGCGCAAGCCATCGATTACAAATCCATCGGTCCGGCCCCGGCAGTGCTGTACGACGCCCCGTCCGCAAAAGGCCGGAAGATGTTCGTCGCGCCGCGCGGCATGCCGGTGGAAGTCGTGCTCACCTATGGTGATTGGACGAAGGTCCGCGATGCGACCGGCGACCTGTCATGGGTGGAATCGAAGATGCTGGTAACGCGACGCAACCTGGTCGTGCGTGCCGCCAGTACCCGTGTGCGCCAGGCGGCCGATGACGGGGCCGCAGTGGCGTTCACCGCCGATAAAGGCGTCCTGCTCGAACTGATGGAAACCGCGCCCGCCGGCTGGCTCAAGGTCAGGCATCGCGACGGACCGACCGGTTTTGTCAAAGCCGCCGAGGTGTGGGGCGAGTGA
- the gspM gene encoding type II secretion system protein GspM, which yields MNASTNASTNASTTAASKRMSGFRQSFSGFWSARNKREQNMLTAAAIVIVLGLLYVLLIDPALSGRKDLEKSLPALRQQAAEVQALSKEAAAAGTGTSTAPVPPMTRESLEASLASKGLKPQTLTLTGELAKLQLNAASFSGMVDWLADMQRTARVSVVDAIIEPQSQQDTVNATLTLRQQKPE from the coding sequence ATGAACGCAAGTACGAATGCAAGTACGAACGCAAGCACGACCGCCGCAAGCAAGCGCATGAGCGGTTTCCGGCAAAGCTTTTCCGGCTTCTGGAGCGCGCGCAACAAGCGCGAACAAAACATGCTGACGGCGGCAGCCATCGTCATCGTGCTCGGACTGCTGTATGTCCTGTTGATCGATCCTGCGCTGAGCGGACGCAAGGATCTGGAAAAGTCGCTGCCGGCCTTGCGTCAGCAAGCCGCAGAGGTGCAGGCCTTGTCGAAGGAAGCTGCGGCTGCAGGTACCGGCACCAGCACCGCGCCGGTACCGCCGATGACGCGTGAAAGCCTGGAGGCTTCGCTCGCGAGCAAGGGGCTGAAGCCGCAGACGCTGACGCTGACCGGCGAACTGGCCAAACTGCAACTGAATGCCGCCTCCTTCTCCGGCATGGTCGATTGGCTGGCCGACATGCAAAGAACCGCACGCGTGTCGGTGGTGGATGCCATCATCGAACCGCAGTCGCAGCAGGATACCGTCAATGCCACCCTGACCCTGCGTCAGCAAAAGCCGGAATGA
- a CDS encoding NAD(P)H-dependent glycerol-3-phosphate dehydrogenase: MNISIFGAGAWGTALAIALADHHQVVLWGRDAGLMQDASAMRENTAYLPGFMLPGTLTITGDFERAAAHVADRDDTLLIIASAVAGLRPLAQRLQAYRLPNIVWLCKGFEEQTRLLPHQVVREVLGRDIAHGALSGPSFAQEVARGMPCALTIASEIPALREAVVNAVHGRSIRVYSTDDLVGVEVGGAVKNILAIATGVTDGLGLGLNARAALITRGLAEITRLGVALGGRAETFMGLAGVGDLILTCTGDLSRNRKVGLGLAEGKRLDTIVAELGHVAEGVRCAQAVRALAAEYQVDMPISNAVAAVLFDGDSPREMVQRLLARDPRDEAA, from the coding sequence ATGAACATCAGCATATTCGGCGCCGGTGCCTGGGGCACGGCGCTTGCCATTGCACTCGCCGATCATCATCAGGTGGTCTTGTGGGGGCGCGATGCCGGCCTCATGCAGGATGCATCCGCAATGCGTGAAAACACCGCCTATCTTCCCGGTTTTATGTTGCCCGGCACCCTGACCATCACCGGCGACTTCGAGCGTGCCGCGGCGCATGTCGCCGATCGCGACGACACGCTGCTGATCATTGCTTCCGCAGTGGCCGGCTTGCGGCCGCTCGCGCAGAGGCTGCAGGCCTACCGCCTTCCCAATATCGTCTGGCTGTGCAAGGGATTCGAAGAGCAGACCCGGCTGTTGCCGCATCAGGTGGTGCGCGAAGTCCTCGGTCGCGATATCGCGCACGGCGCGTTGTCGGGTCCCTCGTTTGCGCAGGAAGTCGCGCGCGGCATGCCGTGCGCGCTCACGATCGCTTCCGAAATCCCGGCCTTGCGCGAAGCGGTGGTCAATGCGGTACATGGCCGCTCCATCCGCGTGTATTCAACCGACGATCTGGTCGGTGTGGAAGTGGGCGGAGCAGTTAAAAATATTCTGGCCATCGCGACCGGGGTGACCGACGGCCTCGGCCTGGGACTCAATGCTCGCGCGGCATTGATTACGCGCGGGCTGGCGGAAATCACGCGCCTGGGCGTTGCGCTTGGCGGACGCGCGGAAACCTTCATGGGACTGGCCGGTGTCGGCGACCTGATCCTGACCTGTACCGGCGACCTGTCGCGCAACCGCAAGGTGGGATTGGGACTGGCCGAAGGCAAACGACTCGATACCATCGTCGCCGAGCTTGGACACGTCGCGGAAGGCGTACGTTGCGCGCAGGCGGTACGCGCGCTGGCGGCCGAATATCAGGTCGACATGCCGATCAGCAATGCGGTGGCGGCGGTATTGTTCGACGGCGATTCGCCGCGCGAAATGGTACAGCGGCTGTTGGCGCGCGATCCGCGCGACGAAGCGGCATAA
- a CDS encoding cupin domain-containing protein, with protein sequence MSLPHPDPGELIDIRPLGDKLTESASIALMRTDDFEVMRLILPKGKAIPEHEIEGEFTLQCLEGSVEVRARGKAQTVSAGQLIYLQGKTPYAINALDNASVLMTMLRKGDDSKNGR encoded by the coding sequence ATGTCCCTGCCCCATCCCGACCCTGGCGAGCTCATCGATATCCGTCCGCTTGGCGACAAGTTGACCGAGTCGGCATCGATTGCACTGATGCGCACTGATGACTTTGAAGTCATGCGCCTGATCCTGCCGAAAGGCAAGGCGATTCCTGAACATGAGATCGAAGGTGAATTTACGCTGCAATGCCTGGAAGGATCGGTGGAAGTACGGGCACGGGGCAAGGCGCAAACCGTCAGCGCGGGACAGCTGATTTATTTGCAGGGCAAGACCCCGTATGCGATCAATGCGCTCGACAATGCATCGGTCTTGATGACGATGCTGCGCAAGGGCGACGACAGCAAGAACGGGCGCTAA
- the gspL gene encoding type II secretion system protein GspL — protein sequence MSTLYIRLPSHAVAESLQAGMPLYCEYALATSGGALEREGMTALPDMGELVRKAQRVVLLLAPGDVTLLRVKVPPLSPARLKTALPNLVEDQLMSDPEECVVVADSSRSDTRTVAVVQRNWLELLAKTFVTMGARRISALPAQLCLPHQHDAASAAVAEHGADIDVAVRLSEHEGIGLSIVADQPESAAFEVMQSLSLMVPHGAIFLYVPQARVRDYQESLHIAPALEERITLHADNWPRWIGASDKVTVDLMTGLSAASGPQFDWSRWRWPVALAVALLAVNVIGLNVDWLRMKREAEVLRTSMVQTYKAAFPKDTVVVDPLAQVRQKLSAGQHLSGRLAPDDFVALAASFGEAWSSIGQGAGTIAGIEYRDRSLTVKFKPEVSVPKDQLTGALASRNLSATQLSNSVWQIRSGK from the coding sequence TTGAGCACACTGTATATCCGCCTCCCATCGCATGCCGTTGCGGAAAGCTTGCAAGCCGGCATGCCACTGTATTGCGAATATGCGCTGGCCACTTCAGGCGGCGCGCTCGAGCGTGAAGGCATGACGGCCTTGCCGGACATGGGCGAACTGGTGCGCAAGGCGCAACGCGTGGTGTTGCTGCTGGCGCCCGGCGATGTGACATTGTTGCGCGTGAAGGTGCCGCCCTTGTCGCCGGCACGATTGAAGACAGCCTTGCCCAATCTGGTCGAAGACCAGTTGATGAGCGATCCGGAAGAATGTGTCGTGGTCGCCGACAGTTCGCGCAGCGATACCCGTACCGTTGCGGTCGTACAGCGCAACTGGCTCGAGTTGCTTGCAAAAACCTTTGTCACCATGGGGGCGCGTCGCATTTCAGCGCTCCCCGCGCAACTGTGTCTGCCGCATCAGCATGATGCGGCCAGCGCCGCAGTGGCCGAGCATGGCGCCGATATCGATGTCGCCGTGCGCCTGTCCGAGCATGAAGGAATAGGTTTGTCTATCGTGGCCGACCAACCGGAATCGGCTGCCTTCGAAGTAATGCAATCGCTGTCGCTGATGGTGCCGCACGGTGCGATCTTTCTGTATGTTCCGCAGGCGCGGGTACGCGATTATCAGGAATCCCTGCATATCGCTCCCGCTCTAGAAGAAAGAATTACCTTGCACGCCGACAACTGGCCGCGCTGGATAGGGGCAAGCGATAAGGTAACAGTCGACCTGATGACGGGACTGAGCGCCGCCTCCGGTCCGCAATTCGATTGGTCGCGCTGGCGCTGGCCTGTTGCCTTGGCCGTTGCTTTGCTTGCTGTAAACGTTATCGGCTTGAATGTCGACTGGCTGCGGATGAAACGCGAGGCGGAAGTCTTGCGTACCAGCATGGTCCAAACCTACAAAGCCGCATTCCCTAAAGACACCGTCGTCGTCGACCCGTTAGCGCAGGTGCGTCAAAAGCTGAGCGCCGGACAGCACCTGTCGGGACGGCTTGCGCCGGACGATTTCGTGGCGCTCGCGGCCAGTTTTGGCGAGGCATGGAGCAGCATTGGGCAAGGCGCGGGCACTATCGCCGGGATCGAATACCGTGACCGTAGCCTTACCGTGAAATTCAAGCCGGAGGTAAGTGTGCCAAAGGATCAGCTAACCGGTGCGCTGGCATCGCGGAATCTGTCCGCTACCCAGCTCAGCAACAGCGTATGGCAAATCAGGAGCGGTAAATGA
- a CDS encoding PulJ/GspJ family protein, protein MNKRRGFTLIELLVAITILAVVAVLGWRGLDGIVRARLSLNADLEQTRGMQLAFAQMQSDLGNIAVAKNIGNRPILSSQAGRITLVRSVFAENQPSRVQVVAYRIRDGILIRKESVATRNLVELDAAWRAMIADTDAAAVVNLTTDVVAMPVRLYAPNGGWRAATENTNMLSGGGGGGGGGGVAPPSNPQDQPTGLEVTLQLRDRATGLIKVFLLGASV, encoded by the coding sequence ATGAACAAACGACGCGGCTTTACCCTGATCGAACTGCTGGTTGCCATCACGATACTGGCGGTCGTCGCCGTGCTCGGCTGGCGCGGCCTGGATGGCATCGTGCGTGCGCGCCTGTCGCTCAATGCCGATCTGGAACAGACGCGCGGCATGCAGCTGGCGTTTGCGCAGATGCAGAGCGATCTTGGCAATATCGCCGTCGCGAAGAACATCGGCAACCGTCCAATCCTGTCGTCACAAGCCGGCCGGATCACGCTGGTGCGCAGCGTGTTTGCCGAGAATCAGCCGTCGCGGGTACAGGTCGTCGCCTATCGGATTCGTGACGGCATATTGATCCGCAAGGAATCGGTCGCCACCCGCAATCTGGTGGAACTTGATGCGGCATGGCGGGCGATGATCGCGGATACTGATGCGGCGGCGGTGGTCAATCTCACGACTGATGTGGTGGCAATGCCGGTGCGTCTTTATGCCCCAAATGGTGGATGGCGTGCGGCAACCGAGAATACGAATATGCTGTCCGGCGGTGGTGGTGGTGGTGGTGGTGGTGGTGTCGCCCCGCCATCCAATCCGCAGGATCAGCCGACAGGCTTGGAAGTGACGCTGCAACTGCGCGACCGGGCGACCGGGCTGATCAAGGTGTTTCTGCTGGGAGCATCGGTATGA
- a CDS encoding rhodanese-like domain-containing protein: MKFLIDNIWLIGIALVSGGALLWPNLQRRGSKVTTLQATQMINQGKAVIVDVRDPAAFAAGHLRDAKNIPFKELSNRIGELEKSKNKAVIAVCQAGVQSSKAAAQLKKSGFNEAFSLDGGISAWQAQGLPVAK; this comes from the coding sequence GTGAAATTTCTGATTGATAACATCTGGCTGATCGGCATTGCCCTGGTTTCCGGCGGTGCCCTGCTATGGCCAAACCTGCAACGGCGCGGCAGCAAAGTGACCACCTTGCAGGCGACGCAAATGATCAACCAGGGTAAGGCCGTGATCGTCGACGTGCGCGACCCGGCGGCGTTTGCCGCAGGCCATCTGCGCGACGCCAAGAACATCCCGTTCAAGGAATTGTCGAATCGAATCGGCGAACTCGAGAAATCGAAGAACAAGGCCGTGATCGCGGTCTGCCAGGCCGGCGTGCAGTCTTCCAAAGCGGCCGCCCAGCTCAAGAAGTCCGGTTTCAACGAGGCATTCAGCCTCGATGGCGGCATCTCGGCGTGGCAGGCTCAGGGCCTGCCGGTTGCCAAGTGA
- a CDS encoding type II secretion system protein N, whose translation MRRLVIWLLAAVVAVALTVIVFCPATWMTVLVEKQTAGRLTLGDAQGTLWNGSGFIGGAPSAADPVTPLLPGRFSWRLSPLVLLGQVDIALENAEAMTQPVRLTGSWNQWRVTPGGVNLPAERLAGLGAPLNTIRPSGQMLLTWTPLQITRQGDAVAIDGTMTLKMDDIASRLSPIKPLGAYQLIMDWRGQRAQVALTSTKGPLLLDGTGELVNGRLRFSGKAEAEAGQEERLANLLNLLGQRRKVGDKDVIALEFK comes from the coding sequence GTGCGGCGCCTCGTGATATGGTTGCTGGCTGCGGTGGTCGCCGTGGCGTTGACGGTCATCGTGTTTTGTCCGGCGACGTGGATGACCGTGCTGGTCGAGAAGCAGACCGCCGGGCGCTTGACGCTGGGCGATGCGCAGGGCACGCTTTGGAACGGCTCTGGCTTCATCGGCGGCGCGCCCAGTGCGGCTGATCCGGTGACGCCCTTGTTGCCCGGACGATTTTCCTGGCGGCTGTCGCCGCTGGTGTTGCTGGGGCAGGTGGATATTGCATTGGAGAATGCCGAGGCAATGACCCAGCCAGTGCGCCTGACCGGAAGCTGGAATCAGTGGCGGGTTACACCGGGGGGGGTGAATTTGCCGGCGGAAAGACTGGCCGGACTGGGCGCGCCGCTCAATACCATCCGGCCATCGGGCCAGATGCTGCTGACATGGACGCCCTTGCAGATCACACGCCAGGGCGATGCGGTGGCGATCGATGGCACCATGACGTTGAAGATGGACGACATCGCGTCGCGTCTGTCACCGATCAAACCGCTTGGGGCTTACCAATTGATAATGGATTGGCGCGGCCAGCGGGCACAGGTTGCGCTCACCAGTACCAAGGGGCCCTTGCTGTTGGACGGAACCGGCGAACTGGTGAACGGCAGGCTGCGTTTTTCAGGAAAGGCGGAAGCGGAAGCAGGGCAGGAAGAAAGGCTGGCAAATCTATTGAATTTGCTGGGACAACGCCGGAAAGTAGGCGACAAGGATGTTATCGCGCTAGAGTTCAAATGA
- the grxC gene encoding glutaredoxin 3, which produces MTARVLMYSTGICPYCVMAERLLKAKGVDTIEKIRVDLQPEHRAEMMQKTGRRTVPQIYIGDTHVGGFDDLSALDHAGKLEQLLAAA; this is translated from the coding sequence ATGACGGCACGCGTTTTAATGTACAGCACTGGAATCTGCCCGTATTGCGTGATGGCAGAACGCCTGCTCAAAGCCAAGGGCGTCGACACTATCGAAAAGATCCGTGTCGATCTGCAACCGGAGCATCGCGCAGAAATGATGCAAAAGACCGGCCGCCGCACCGTACCGCAGATCTATATCGGCGATACCCACGTCGGCGGTTTCGACGATCTGAGCGCGCTCGACCATGCCGGCAAGCTTGAGCAGTTGCTTGCCGCCGCCTGA
- the gspK gene encoding type II secretion system minor pseudopilin GspK: protein MTLRPNLRQQGVAVITALLLTTLAITIVASLFWQQQVQVRSIENQRLQLQKQWILRGAVDYARLILTAADRTPNSDSLDDPWAVPLAETRLDDYVENGRADTDVPDAVLSGGIEDAQGRFNLKNLTQADATKQQTELLAFGRLLSALQLNPSLAQATMAFIASTQNKEIEGIKNPGQQVLELNQADDLLAIPAITPEVLDKLKPFVIVLPEVTALNVQTAPAEVLYARIATLTLADAREIVSKRRNMSFSTVSDFGVRMQIRDTLGSDATLGTKYFLVHGKVRLNRAGMEMQALIHRPAPGRSSVIWIREF, encoded by the coding sequence ATGACCCTGCGGCCAAATCTCCGGCAGCAAGGCGTCGCGGTCATTACAGCACTGCTGCTGACCACGCTTGCCATTACCATCGTTGCCAGCCTGTTCTGGCAGCAGCAGGTGCAGGTACGCTCGATCGAGAACCAGCGCCTGCAATTGCAGAAGCAATGGATATTGCGTGGCGCCGTTGACTATGCACGTTTGATTCTTACCGCCGCTGACCGTACGCCGAACAGCGATAGTCTGGACGATCCGTGGGCAGTGCCGCTGGCCGAAACACGGCTCGATGACTATGTTGAAAATGGTCGTGCCGATACCGATGTACCGGATGCTGTTCTATCGGGTGGTATTGAAGACGCTCAAGGCAGATTTAATCTGAAGAATCTGACACAGGCCGACGCAACGAAACAGCAAACGGAATTGCTCGCCTTTGGACGCCTGTTGAGCGCGCTGCAACTTAATCCATCGCTTGCACAGGCCACGATGGCATTCATTGCATCAACACAAAACAAAGAAATTGAAGGGATTAAAAATCCCGGTCAGCAGGTGCTCGAACTGAACCAGGCGGACGACTTGCTGGCCATACCCGCGATCACTCCCGAAGTACTCGACAAACTCAAACCGTTTGTCATTGTGCTGCCCGAAGTAACGGCGCTGAATGTGCAGACCGCGCCGGCCGAAGTTCTCTATGCCAGAATTGCTACACTGACGCTTGCAGATGCCCGTGAAATTGTCAGCAAGCGGAGAAACATGTCTTTCTCCACCGTAAGCGATTTCGGTGTTCGCATGCAGATCAGGGATACGCTTGGTAGTGACGCCACTCTTGGAACAAAGTATTTTCTGGTACATGGTAAGGTCCGCCTCAATCGTGCTGGAATGGAAATGCAGGCACTGATTCATCGCCCCGCGCCAGGTAGGTCCAGTGTCATCTGGATCCGCGAATTCTAA
- the gspG gene encoding type II secretion system major pseudopilin GspG, with the protein MSRNQLSASRHAMARAVNRGFTLIEIMVVVVIMGILAALAVPKLMGRADDARITAARQDIATLMSALKLYKLDNQRYPSTEQGLQSLIAKPTSGPAANGWKSGGYVDKLPKDPWGNAYQFLSPGVKGEIDVFSFGADGQPGGNGNDADVGSWDL; encoded by the coding sequence ATGTCAAGAAACCAACTCTCCGCTTCACGCCACGCCATGGCGCGCGCAGTCAACCGTGGCTTTACCCTGATCGAAATCATGGTGGTCGTCGTCATCATGGGCATTCTTGCCGCACTGGCCGTTCCCAAGCTGATGGGACGCGCCGACGATGCGCGCATCACTGCCGCCCGCCAGGACATTGCTACCTTGATGTCCGCGCTCAAGCTCTATAAGCTGGATAATCAGCGTTATCCATCGACCGAACAGGGCCTGCAGTCGCTGATCGCCAAACCGACCAGCGGACCGGCCGCCAATGGCTGGAAGAGCGGTGGTTATGTCGACAAGCTTCCCAAGGATCCGTGGGGTAATGCCTATCAATTCCTTTCGCCCGGAGTCAAGGGCGAGATCGACGTGTTTTCCTTTGGAGCCGACGGACAACCCGGCGGAAACGGCAATGACGCAGACGTCGGTTCGTGGGATCTTTGA
- a CDS encoding fibronectin type III domain-containing protein — translation MVGSIPYGRRRSTGARAILSVLGLVSTVAAQAAITLPAYNVDISQSSVSGLSSGGFMAAQLHVAYSATFKAGAGIVAGGPFYCAQGTLGNATGPCMAATSSSKPATSTLISTTNNWASQGVIDATSNLTNSKVYLYSGTIDSTVKQLVMNEAQNYYANYVNSTNLFYRNNVASEHAMVTDYFGSSCSLKASPYINNCNVDLAGDILKWIYGPLNAKNTGTLGGSFIEFNQTDFISSPTSHGMANTGWAYVPASCGSNQVCRVHVALHGCQQDPTKIQDKYYRNTGHNKWADTNNIIVLYPQTAPSSTGNPNGCWDWWGYDDPNYAKKSGRQMVAIKGMVDKVASGFVPLPKPTGLVATGATDSAISLQWNAVSGAAGYNVYRMGTKVNGSTVTGTSYTDSGLLSGTSYTYTVKAVTSTGAAGPESDPVSASTTGNPPPLATPTGLAVTATTASSASLSWSTSSGAAGYNVYRNGVKVTASPVAATSYTDSGLAASTTYSYAVSATSSGRESALSASVNATTKSTFVCTAATSSNYAHVQAGRAYNSGGYALAKGSNQNMGLNNTFYTSTLAQTSAGYYIIGNCP, via the coding sequence ATGGTCGGTTCCATTCCGTATGGTCGCCGCCGCTCCACTGGCGCGCGCGCAATTCTGTCAGTACTTGGTTTAGTTTCTACCGTGGCGGCGCAGGCTGCCATCACCCTTCCAGCCTATAACGTCGACATCAGCCAAAGCTCGGTATCAGGCCTGTCGTCGGGCGGCTTCATGGCGGCGCAGCTGCATGTCGCGTACTCGGCCACTTTCAAGGCCGGTGCGGGCATTGTCGCCGGCGGTCCGTTCTATTGCGCGCAAGGCACTCTGGGTAACGCGACCGGCCCCTGCATGGCGGCAACCAGCAGCAGCAAGCCGGCGACCTCGACGCTGATTTCGACCACCAACAACTGGGCCAGCCAAGGCGTGATCGATGCAACCAGCAACCTGACGAATTCCAAGGTCTACCTGTATTCCGGCACCATCGACAGCACTGTCAAACAGCTGGTGATGAACGAAGCCCAGAATTACTACGCGAACTATGTCAACAGCACGAACCTGTTTTACAGGAACAATGTCGCGTCCGAACATGCGATGGTCACCGATTACTTCGGCAGCAGCTGCAGCCTGAAGGCCAGCCCCTATATCAACAACTGCAATGTCGATCTCGCAGGTGACATCCTCAAATGGATATACGGCCCATTGAATGCAAAGAACACGGGCACGCTGGGCGGTAGTTTCATTGAATTCAATCAGACCGATTTCATTTCCAGCCCGACTTCACATGGCATGGCCAACACCGGCTGGGCCTATGTGCCGGCCAGCTGCGGCAGCAACCAGGTATGCCGCGTGCACGTGGCGCTGCATGGCTGCCAGCAGGACCCGACTAAGATTCAGGACAAGTATTACCGCAACACCGGGCATAACAAATGGGCCGACACCAACAACATCATTGTGCTGTATCCGCAGACCGCGCCTAGCAGCACCGGCAATCCGAACGGCTGCTGGGACTGGTGGGGTTATGACGACCCCAACTATGCAAAGAAGAGCGGCCGTCAGATGGTCGCGATCAAAGGCATGGTAGACAAGGTAGCAAGCGGCTTCGTGCCACTGCCGAAACCGACCGGTCTGGTGGCGACCGGCGCTACCGACAGCGCGATTTCTTTGCAATGGAATGCGGTATCCGGTGCGGCCGGCTACAACGTCTACCGCATGGGAACCAAGGTCAATGGCAGCACGGTGACCGGCACAAGTTATACCGATAGCGGCCTGCTGTCGGGCACCAGCTATACCTATACGGTAAAGGCTGTCACCTCGACCGGTGCCGCCGGCCCGGAATCGGATCCGGTCAGCGCCAGCACCACCGGCAACCCGCCGCCGCTGGCGACGCCGACCGGTCTGGCCGTTACGGCAACGACGGCAAGTTCGGCATCTCTGTCATGGAGCACCAGCAGTGGCGCGGCCGGCTATAACGTGTACCGCAATGGCGTCAAGGTCACTGCCAGCCCGGTCGCGGCAACCAGCTATACCGATAGCGGCCTTGCCGCCAGCACTACCTACAGCTATGCAGTGTCGGCCACCAGCTCCGGCCGCGAAAGTGCCTTGTCGGCCAGTGTCAATGCAACAACGAAATCCACATTCGTCTGCACCGCAGCGACGTCCAGCAACTATGCGCATGTGCAGGCAGGCCGTGCGTACAACAGCGGCGGTTATGCGTTGGCCAAGGGTTCGAACCAGAACATGGGCTTGAACAATACCTTCTATACCTCAACGCTGGCACAAACCTCGGCCGGTTATTACATCATTGGAAACTGCCCCTAA